The following are encoded in a window of Corynebacterium marinum DSM 44953 genomic DNA:
- a CDS encoding bifunctional [glutamine synthetase] adenylyltransferase/[glutamine synthetase]-adenylyl-L-tyrosine phosphorylase, whose protein sequence is MTTPRARTTVPSPAVLSLTGHRAADDLAWLGWDNPESSDLLWALSGAGDADLALNTLVRVMTALGEDRAEFDRALRGDAALRVRLFALLGGSTALGDHLAANPHLWRELARGLPTPEELMQELLGCVGAAPAEFQVEDEQEEVGDTATPDLRTPGTYRARLTGAEAATTLKLTYRTLIMRITAHDLAGTFVARRGEGVEQPELTFTTVTGLLTALADAALTAALAVAVAGVYGEEGGVDTRLAVMAMGKCGAGELNYISDVDVIFVAEPPTQKATRLAGEFMRTGSKAFFDVDANLRPEGKSGALVRTLDSHVAYYRRWAETWEFQALLKARPMTGAMELGRAYLEALAPMVWTASQRDSFVDDVQAMRRRVLENVPEAMRERELKLGVGGLRDVEFAVQLLQLVHGRSDDSLRVLSTVDALSALVVGGYIGREDGHQLIEAYEFLRLLEHRLQLHRLRRTHTMPADDDHRNLSWLARTAGFQASGKKTAVEALQRELRHIRLLISDLHSRLFYRPLLHTVVNLSVGELTLSPEAAKLQLAALGYRHPARAFEHLTALAAGGTRKAKLQAMLLPTLMTWLSETADPDAGLLNYRKLSDAAYDRVWFLRMLRDEGVVGQRLMRILGTSPFTSDLIISAPDFVKQLGDGTAGPKVMDPAPDQVNKALVASSKRHADPNRAVAVARSLRRVELARIASADLLGFMPVDQVCLELSLVWDAVLQASLLAEVRWSLEQNGLEEPPARIAIVGMGRLGGAELGYGSDADVMFVCEPAEGVDDTEAVKWAIGICDGMRTRLAKPSGDPPLDVDLGLRPEGRSGAVVRTLDSYARYYRQWGEVWEIQALLRATVVAGDEELGTRFLRMIDEFRYPENGASTSDIREIRRMKARIDDERLPHGADRNTHTKLGRGALTDIEWTVQLLTMMHAHDHEELHNTSTLEVLDVLAEKRIIPPEQVRILREAWLFATNARNSLVLVKGRRMDQLPGPGPALAQVAGAAGWDPEDYQGYLEQYLRLTRKARQVVDEVFWGEQSMEP, encoded by the coding sequence ATGACCACCCCGCGCGCCCGCACGACCGTCCCGTCCCCGGCCGTACTCAGCCTCACCGGCCACCGCGCCGCCGATGACCTCGCCTGGCTGGGATGGGACAACCCTGAGTCCTCCGACCTGTTGTGGGCGCTCAGCGGGGCAGGCGACGCGGACCTGGCGCTGAACACGCTCGTCCGGGTGATGACGGCGCTGGGCGAGGACCGCGCCGAATTCGACCGCGCGCTGCGCGGCGACGCGGCCCTGCGGGTGAGGTTGTTCGCGCTGCTGGGCGGCTCCACCGCGCTGGGTGACCACCTGGCCGCCAATCCGCACCTGTGGCGGGAACTTGCCCGCGGACTGCCCACGCCCGAGGAGCTCATGCAGGAGTTGCTCGGCTGCGTGGGTGCGGCGCCTGCGGAGTTCCAGGTCGAGGACGAGCAGGAGGAGGTGGGCGACACAGCCACCCCGGACCTGCGGACGCCGGGAACCTACCGCGCGCGCCTCACCGGCGCGGAGGCTGCAACCACGCTCAAACTGACCTACCGCACCCTCATCATGCGCATCACCGCGCACGATCTCGCGGGCACGTTCGTCGCCCGGCGCGGGGAGGGCGTCGAGCAGCCCGAGCTGACGTTCACCACCGTCACCGGCCTGCTCACCGCGCTCGCCGACGCCGCGCTCACCGCCGCCCTCGCCGTCGCGGTGGCCGGGGTCTACGGGGAGGAGGGGGGCGTAGACACGCGGCTGGCGGTCATGGCGATGGGCAAGTGCGGCGCGGGCGAGCTGAACTACATCTCCGACGTCGACGTCATCTTTGTCGCCGAGCCGCCCACCCAGAAGGCGACCCGCCTGGCGGGGGAGTTCATGCGGACCGGTTCGAAGGCGTTCTTCGACGTCGACGCGAACCTCCGGCCGGAGGGCAAGTCCGGGGCCCTGGTGCGGACCCTGGACAGCCACGTCGCGTACTACCGCCGGTGGGCGGAGACGTGGGAGTTCCAGGCACTTCTCAAGGCCCGGCCGATGACCGGCGCGATGGAGCTCGGGCGCGCCTACCTGGAGGCGTTGGCGCCGATGGTGTGGACCGCTTCACAGCGAGACTCCTTCGTCGACGACGTGCAGGCGATGCGGCGTCGCGTCCTTGAGAACGTGCCGGAGGCGATGCGGGAGCGCGAGCTGAAACTCGGGGTCGGCGGTCTGCGGGACGTGGAGTTCGCGGTCCAGCTGCTCCAGCTCGTGCACGGCCGGTCGGATGATTCCCTGCGGGTCCTGTCGACGGTGGACGCCCTGTCCGCGCTGGTCGTCGGCGGTTATATCGGCCGCGAGGACGGTCACCAGCTCATCGAGGCCTACGAGTTTCTCCGCCTGCTGGAACACCGCCTGCAGTTGCACCGGCTGCGCCGCACCCACACGATGCCTGCGGACGACGACCACCGGAACCTGTCTTGGCTGGCCCGCACCGCCGGGTTCCAGGCCTCCGGAAAGAAGACCGCGGTGGAGGCGCTGCAGCGGGAGCTGCGGCACATCCGTCTGTTGATCTCGGATCTGCATTCGCGGCTGTTCTACCGCCCGCTGCTGCACACCGTGGTCAACCTCTCCGTCGGTGAGCTCACGCTGTCCCCGGAGGCGGCGAAGCTGCAGCTCGCCGCTCTGGGCTACCGCCACCCGGCCCGCGCCTTCGAGCACCTCACGGCGTTGGCCGCCGGCGGCACGCGCAAGGCGAAGCTGCAGGCGATGCTCCTGCCGACCCTGATGACCTGGCTGTCGGAGACAGCGGACCCGGACGCCGGGCTGCTCAACTACCGCAAACTCTCGGACGCGGCCTACGACCGGGTGTGGTTCCTGCGGATGCTGCGCGACGAGGGAGTGGTGGGGCAGCGGCTGATGCGGATCCTGGGGACATCGCCGTTCACGTCGGACCTGATCATCTCTGCGCCGGACTTCGTCAAGCAGCTCGGCGACGGCACCGCCGGGCCCAAGGTCATGGATCCCGCCCCCGACCAGGTGAATAAGGCGCTGGTGGCGTCGTCGAAACGTCACGCGGACCCCAACCGGGCCGTCGCCGTCGCACGGTCGCTCCGGCGGGTGGAACTCGCCCGGATCGCGTCGGCCGACCTCCTCGGCTTCATGCCCGTCGACCAGGTCTGCCTGGAGCTCTCCCTGGTGTGGGACGCGGTGTTGCAGGCCAGCCTTCTGGCCGAGGTGCGGTGGAGCCTGGAGCAGAACGGTCTGGAGGAGCCCCCGGCCCGGATCGCCATCGTGGGCATGGGCAGGCTCGGCGGCGCTGAACTGGGTTACGGCTCGGACGCCGACGTCATGTTCGTCTGCGAACCCGCCGAGGGGGTGGACGACACCGAGGCCGTGAAATGGGCCATCGGCATCTGCGACGGGATGCGCACGCGCCTGGCCAAACCCTCCGGCGACCCACCCCTCGATGTCGACCTGGGGCTTCGGCCCGAGGGAAGGTCCGGCGCGGTGGTGCGCACCCTCGACTCCTACGCGCGCTACTACCGCCAGTGGGGCGAGGTCTGGGAGATCCAGGCCCTCCTGCGGGCCACGGTCGTCGCCGGCGACGAGGAGCTGGGCACCCGATTCCTGCGGATGATCGACGAGTTCCGCTACCCGGAGAACGGGGCGTCGACAAGCGACATCCGCGAGATCCGGCGCATGAAGGCGCGCATCGACGACGAGCGGCTGCCGCACGGCGCCGACCGCAACACGCACACCAAACTCGGCAGAGGCGCGCTCACCGACATCGAATGGACCGTTCAGCTGCTGACCATGATGCACGCCCACGACCACGAGGAACTGCACAACACCTCCACCCTGGAGGTCCTCGACGTCCTCGCGGAGAAGAGGATCATCCCGCCGGAACAGGTGCGGATCCTGCGGGAGGCGTGGCTGTTCGCCACCAACGCCCGCAACTCGCTGGTGCTGGTCAAGGGGCGGCGTATGGATCAGCTGCCGGGTCCGGGCCCGGCGTTGGCGCAGGTGGCGGGCGCCGCCGGCTGGGATCCCGAGGACTACCAGGGCTACCTGGAGCAGTATCTCCGGCTGACCAGGAAAGCGCGGCAGGTCGTCGACGAGGTGTTCTGGGGGGAACAGTCGATGGAGCCCTGA
- a CDS encoding glutamine synthetase family protein: protein MNRQQEFVLRAVEEREIRFIRLWFTDILGYLKSVMMSPSELEGAFEEGVGFDGSSIEGLSRISESDTIALPDPSTFQILPFDTDHPELQTARMFCDITMPDGQPSWSDPRQILRRQVKLAADEGFTCMISPEIEFYLFQPGADPGSIEPTDNGGYFDQASHNIAPRFRREAMTALDAMGIVTEFSHHETAPGQQEIDLRHADALTMADNIMTFRYLIKQVAAANGVRATFMPKPFTEHAGSAMHSHISLFEGDTNAFHDPDDEISLSKTAKHFIAGILHRAPEISAVTNQWPNSYKRIVFGNEAPTAATWGVSNRSALVRVPTYRLTKADSRRVEVRSPDSATNPYLAFSVLLAAGLEGIREEHELRDPAEDDISRLTRRERMAMGYKDLPASLDQSLRILEKSDFVADILGEHVYEYFLRSKWNEWHNYQEQITPWELRSNLDY, encoded by the coding sequence ATGAATCGCCAACAGGAATTCGTGCTGCGTGCCGTCGAGGAACGGGAGATCCGTTTCATCCGGCTGTGGTTCACCGACATCCTCGGATATCTGAAATCCGTCATGATGAGCCCGTCCGAGCTGGAGGGCGCGTTCGAGGAGGGGGTCGGGTTCGACGGCTCCTCGATCGAGGGGCTGTCGCGGATCTCGGAATCCGACACGATCGCCCTGCCCGACCCCTCGACCTTCCAGATCCTGCCCTTCGACACGGATCACCCGGAGCTGCAGACCGCGCGGATGTTCTGCGACATCACCATGCCCGACGGGCAACCCTCCTGGTCTGATCCTCGGCAGATCCTGCGCCGGCAGGTGAAGCTCGCCGCCGACGAGGGATTCACGTGCATGATCTCGCCGGAGATCGAGTTCTACCTCTTCCAGCCGGGCGCGGATCCGGGCAGCATCGAACCCACCGACAACGGCGGCTACTTCGACCAGGCGTCGCACAACATTGCGCCCCGCTTCCGTCGCGAAGCGATGACCGCGCTGGACGCGATGGGCATCGTCACCGAGTTCTCCCACCACGAGACCGCCCCCGGCCAGCAGGAGATCGACCTGCGGCACGCGGACGCGCTGACCATGGCGGACAACATCATGACCTTCCGCTACCTAATCAAACAGGTGGCCGCGGCCAACGGCGTGCGCGCCACGTTCATGCCCAAGCCCTTCACCGAACACGCCGGTTCGGCGATGCACTCGCACATCTCGCTGTTCGAGGGGGACACCAACGCCTTCCACGACCCGGACGACGAGATCTCGCTATCGAAGACGGCGAAGCACTTCATCGCCGGCATCCTGCACCGGGCGCCGGAGATCTCAGCGGTGACCAACCAGTGGCCGAACTCCTACAAGCGCATCGTGTTCGGCAACGAGGCACCGACGGCCGCCACCTGGGGCGTGTCCAACCGTTCGGCGCTTGTGCGGGTCCCCACCTACCGGTTGACCAAGGCGGATTCGCGGCGGGTGGAGGTCCGGTCGCCGGACTCGGCAACCAACCCCTACCTAGCGTTCTCCGTCCTTCTCGCCGCCGGGTTGGAGGGCATCCGCGAGGAGCACGAGCTCCGGGACCCGGCGGAGGACGACATCTCGCGCCTCACCCGCCGCGAGCGGATGGCGATGGGCTACAAGGACCTCCCGGCGTCGCTGGACCAGTCGCTGCGGATCCTGGAGAAATCTGATTTCGTCGCCGATATTCTGGGCGAGCACGTCTACGAGTACTTTCTGCGCTCCAAATGGAATGAGTGGCACAACTACCAGGAGCAGATCACGCCCTGGGAGCTGCGTTCCAACCTGGACTACTGA
- a CDS encoding DUF2786 domain-containing protein, protein MTPSILPAFTDAFASYDAAMAESLADPEHVRREELQWTIVDRLVLAACRGWTPDDVRHLLDSSVDPFLAAAHHRVAAVAPDTVRAAWQRQCRQPGNRRTTECATGRMEEIADRLRILPDFNDTELLTDLPLLQERDTGPAGLSVEQRRALQRITGLLKKAESTTFAAEADSLVAKAQQLRQRYRIDNACPGGLSPAPGDLVSVRIRLAAPWVRQQFLLLSRVSFANSCRAVLFRGIGIASLIGHPDDVRHVAELFSSLNHQRVYFMRTSPGAREAARAGQTSAYRRAFLFSYAIRVGDLLTSAADEVSLTPHEAENALPVLARRDEVAGVAADRLFPRTTGMAFGHGHHASGSADGVRAAERSRLEPGGRSVESA, encoded by the coding sequence ATGACCCCCTCCATCCTCCCCGCTTTCACCGACGCCTTCGCCTCCTACGACGCCGCCATGGCCGAGAGCCTCGCTGACCCCGAGCACGTCCGCCGGGAGGAACTCCAGTGGACCATCGTCGACCGGCTCGTTCTCGCCGCCTGCCGGGGATGGACGCCCGACGATGTCCGCCACCTCCTCGATTCCTCGGTCGACCCGTTCCTGGCTGCCGCCCATCACCGGGTCGCGGCCGTCGCCCCCGACACCGTCCGCGCCGCGTGGCAGCGCCAGTGCCGGCAGCCGGGCAACAGGCGCACCACCGAATGCGCGACCGGAAGGATGGAGGAAATCGCCGACCGCCTCCGCATCCTGCCCGACTTCAACGACACGGAACTGCTCACCGACCTCCCCCTCCTGCAGGAACGCGACACCGGCCCGGCCGGGCTGAGCGTCGAACAGCGCCGCGCCCTCCAGCGGATCACGGGCCTGCTGAAGAAGGCCGAATCCACCACCTTCGCCGCCGAGGCGGACAGCCTCGTGGCCAAGGCCCAGCAGCTGCGTCAGCGTTACCGGATCGACAACGCCTGCCCCGGCGGCCTCTCCCCCGCGCCGGGCGACCTCGTCAGCGTGCGGATCAGGCTGGCGGCCCCCTGGGTCAGACAGCAGTTTCTGCTGTTGAGCAGGGTCTCGTTCGCCAACTCGTGCCGTGCCGTCCTGTTCCGGGGCATCGGGATCGCCAGCCTGATCGGGCACCCGGACGACGTCCGCCATGTAGCCGAGCTGTTCAGCAGCCTCAACCATCAACGCGTCTACTTCATGCGCACCTCCCCCGGCGCGCGCGAGGCTGCGCGGGCGGGGCAGACCTCGGCCTACCGGCGCGCTTTTCTCTTCAGCTACGCAATCCGCGTCGGCGACCTGCTCACCTCGGCCGCCGACGAGGTTTCCCTGACTCCGCACGAGGCGGAGAACGCTCTGCCGGTCCTGGCCCGCCGCGACGAGGTCGCGGGGGTGGCCGCCGACCGTCTCTTCCCGCGGACGACCGGCATGGCCTTCGGTCACGGACATCACGCGTCCGGATCTGCCGACGGTGTCAGAGCCGCCGAGCGCTCCCGCCTTGAACCCGGAGGCAGGTCCGTGGAAAGTGCCTGA
- a CDS encoding CYTH and CHAD domain-containing protein — MSTRTFLEVEAKFAVVDTAVVPDLTRLAGVEAIASTKTHRMSAIYYDTTDLRLTRSRITLRRREGGDDDGWHLKLPAVAGRLEVHADLGEPVDGLYQVPEEILSQVRALVRREELQPIAQVDNERVESVLADAEGRPLAEFCDDHVSAWSLLPGGSPSSWREWEIELAGETPGTEQGENILHSATQLFISAGARVSSSPAKLVMALGDSVHQAPLPPFLVDADVDPDSPAAAVVAALKLNRDKLHEYDPKVRRDEWDSVHQMRVATRELRSHMETFNGILGGEELEYIESELKLLASMLGYARDAEVVEERFLRLLDSEDSDILDETTRGHLREDMGTEYRRAHRRVIATLNSDRYLDLLDAIDSLLADPPVVGAHAAGPGTPEKVDEADDTEQPAADLPAGDEAETGEPVAEVAPEEEVAETVAPQPQTAEEVEAILSEHLEEAYQRLIKRHRKAVENWENPELTLHQREDYFHDMRKSAKKLRYAAEAVGAATSLKTKRLYNACKQMQSSLGDFQDAVTSRDRLVQMADAARRRGEDTFGYGLLYQRERAIGLKSLEEYSEEVKAIRSAYERLTKNAKEQAKKKNRKDRKEEKKQK, encoded by the coding sequence ATGTCCACCCGCACTTTCCTAGAGGTAGAAGCAAAGTTCGCCGTGGTCGACACCGCCGTGGTGCCAGACCTGACACGGCTGGCGGGGGTGGAGGCCATCGCCTCGACCAAGACCCACCGGATGTCCGCCATCTACTACGACACCACCGACCTGCGCCTCACCCGCTCGCGGATCACCCTGCGCCGCCGCGAAGGCGGGGACGACGACGGGTGGCACCTCAAGCTGCCGGCCGTCGCCGGCCGCCTGGAGGTTCACGCCGACCTGGGGGAGCCCGTGGACGGTCTGTACCAGGTGCCGGAGGAGATCCTCTCCCAGGTCCGTGCCCTCGTCCGGCGGGAGGAGTTGCAGCCCATCGCGCAGGTGGACAATGAGCGGGTGGAGTCGGTGCTCGCTGACGCGGAAGGCCGTCCGCTGGCCGAGTTCTGCGACGACCACGTCTCGGCCTGGTCCCTGCTGCCCGGCGGTTCGCCCTCCTCCTGGCGGGAATGGGAGATCGAGCTCGCCGGGGAGACCCCCGGCACCGAGCAGGGGGAGAACATCCTGCATTCCGCCACCCAGCTGTTCATCAGCGCCGGCGCCCGGGTCTCCTCCTCCCCCGCCAAGCTGGTCATGGCTCTCGGCGACTCCGTCCACCAGGCTCCGCTGCCGCCCTTCCTCGTGGACGCCGACGTCGATCCCGATTCCCCGGCCGCCGCGGTCGTCGCGGCGCTCAAGCTCAACCGGGACAAACTGCATGAGTACGACCCGAAGGTGCGCCGCGACGAGTGGGACTCGGTCCACCAGATGCGCGTGGCCACCCGGGAACTGCGCAGCCACATGGAGACCTTCAACGGGATCCTCGGCGGCGAGGAACTCGAGTACATCGAGTCCGAACTGAAGCTCCTGGCCAGCATGCTGGGTTACGCCCGCGACGCGGAGGTCGTGGAGGAACGTTTCCTCCGCCTGCTGGACTCGGAGGATTCCGACATCCTCGACGAGACCACCCGGGGGCACCTCCGGGAGGACATGGGTACGGAGTACCGCCGCGCCCACCGCCGGGTCATCGCCACCCTGAACTCCGACCGCTACCTCGATCTGCTGGACGCCATCGACAGCCTCCTCGCCGATCCGCCGGTCGTCGGCGCCCACGCCGCCGGCCCGGGCACTCCCGAGAAGGTGGATGAGGCTGACGATACGGAGCAGCCAGCCGCCGACCTGCCCGCCGGGGATGAGGCGGAGACCGGGGAGCCCGTCGCCGAGGTCGCCCCCGAAGAAGAAGTTGCCGAGACCGTTGCACCGCAGCCGCAGACCGCGGAGGAGGTCGAGGCGATCCTCTCCGAGCATCTGGAGGAGGCCTACCAGCGGCTGATAAAGCGGCACCGCAAGGCGGTGGAGAACTGGGAGAACCCCGAGCTCACGCTGCACCAGCGCGAGGACTACTTCCACGACATGCGCAAGTCCGCGAAGAAGCTGCGCTACGCCGCGGAGGCCGTCGGGGCGGCAACCTCGCTGAAGACCAAGCGCCTGTACAACGCCTGCAAGCAGATGCAGTCCAGTCTGGGCGATTTCCAGGACGCGGTGACCTCCCGCGACAGGCTCGTGCAGATGGCGGACGCCGCCCGCCGGCGCGGGGAGGACACCTTCGGTTACGGGCTGCTCTACCAGCGCGAACGCGCCATCGGCCTGAAGTCGCTCGAGGAGTACTCGGAAGAGGTCAAGGCCATCAGGTCCGCGTACGAGCGGCTGACGAAGAATGCCAAGGAGCAGGCCAAGAAGAAGAACCGGAAAGACCGCAAAGAGGAGAAGAAGCAGAAGTAG
- a CDS encoding galactokinase family protein produces MPMWPTAETSAADRARAAHREEVGADPDRVAHAPATWLLIGEHVDHSGGVVLAALAEPEVAVALSPRNDDLLKVTVNRTTPGGVRHSDDQVSMGVVAELAAARQSGVDDRGRPDAPPAPETGPAVRLGGIVWTLIHRQLLSRDTGGLDVTVVTDIPDGMGLGDEAALDAAFVLALLGDAPDLDDAPVRTRLAEVCSQAAEMFSPAPPLRARHTVALRGSRDAVSVIDYADGSVTQAPHPQSAALEFFAISVDGARTRRSGEIARRRSFMEDACHAFGTESLRLLPDAPQRVVEWLTAVHRVHGTEGTPSVGEAAAWLAFEEHETARAQQLARALRSRRMADVWPLLAQSQSGLTGPYGLPGSEAMVQLCLMRGALGARAASAGNVEGVIAGVQGRHAENFARDLSEDGLVLVRLGRGRVAGVEKQEP; encoded by the coding sequence ATGCCGATGTGGCCCACAGCCGAGACTTCCGCCGCCGACCGTGCGCGCGCCGCCCACCGGGAAGAGGTGGGAGCGGATCCCGACCGGGTGGCCCACGCCCCGGCGACGTGGCTCCTCATCGGCGAGCACGTGGACCACTCCGGTGGCGTGGTGCTCGCCGCGCTGGCGGAGCCGGAGGTTGCCGTGGCGTTATCCCCGCGCAACGACGATCTGCTGAAGGTGACGGTGAACCGGACCACGCCCGGCGGGGTGCGGCACAGCGATGACCAGGTGAGCATGGGAGTCGTCGCGGAGCTGGCCGCCGCGCGTCAATCGGGCGTCGACGACCGCGGGCGCCCGGACGCGCCGCCCGCCCCGGAGACGGGGCCCGCGGTCCGGTTGGGGGGCATCGTGTGGACTCTGATCCACCGCCAGCTGCTCTCCCGGGACACCGGCGGCCTGGACGTCACCGTGGTCACCGACATCCCGGACGGCATGGGGCTCGGCGATGAAGCCGCCCTGGACGCGGCCTTCGTGCTGGCTCTGCTCGGCGACGCGCCCGACCTCGACGACGCCCCCGTGCGCACCCGCCTGGCCGAGGTGTGCAGCCAGGCGGCGGAGATGTTCTCCCCCGCCCCGCCGCTGCGGGCCCGGCACACCGTGGCGCTGCGCGGGTCGCGGGATGCGGTGTCCGTCATCGACTACGCCGACGGTTCCGTCACCCAGGCCCCCCACCCGCAGTCCGCGGCCCTCGAGTTCTTCGCCATCTCGGTGGACGGCGCGCGGACGAGGCGTTCGGGTGAGATCGCCCGACGGCGGAGTTTCATGGAGGACGCCTGCCACGCCTTCGGCACGGAGTCGTTGCGGCTGCTTCCCGACGCCCCGCAGCGCGTCGTCGAGTGGCTGACCGCGGTCCACCGGGTGCACGGCACGGAGGGCACCCCGTCGGTCGGCGAGGCCGCGGCGTGGCTGGCGTTTGAGGAGCACGAGACGGCCCGGGCGCAGCAGCTGGCGCGCGCGCTGCGTTCGCGCCGGATGGCCGACGTCTGGCCGCTGCTCGCCCAGTCCCAGTCCGGTCTGACCGGCCCGTACGGGTTGCCGGGTTCAGAAGCGATGGTGCAGCTGTGCCTGATGCGCGGTGCGCTGGGCGCCCGGGCCGCGTCGGCGGGCAACGTCGAGGGCGTCATCGCCGGTGTCCAGGGCCGGCACGCGGAGAACTTCGCGCGCGACCTCTCCGAGGACGGACTCGTCCTGGTGCGGTTGGGGCGGGGCCGGGTCGCGGGCGTCGAGAAGCAGGAGCCTTAG
- a CDS encoding RNB domain-containing ribonuclease: MKLYAAPLNFRGIAEEFDVPTEFPPELRADAGAAGDRFGAVRRDARDVPLVTLDPVGSMDLDQALYLERRARGYRVLYAIADVAAFIEPGSRLEAESLRRGQTIYLPDEPARLHPAELSEDSASLLPDVDRPAVLWTFDLDDAGEVEKFHVERALVRSHARLNYEDVHADYLAGGMHPSLALLPEVGQLREVSALRRHAINLRLPAQRVRDLGDGTYELTVEPRHEVMDWNSEISLLTGMCAGSLMVEHGAGLLRTLRPATPESEDTFRAEARALGYELSDDLEIGEFLQLADATDARGMAVMREAQKLLRGSGYVSLADGEAEVHAGIGGHYAHVTAPLRRLVDRFATEYCLAICAGQDIPAWVTERAGDVIESMQRTSQLAGTVDRACLDLTEATVLAPWVGHNFDAVILTSDAERDQARIFVPRPPVLANALGHPEQGTTTSVSLVRADVGTRDVAFAWPAD, translated from the coding sequence ATGAAGCTATATGCAGCGCCCCTGAACTTCCGTGGCATCGCCGAGGAATTCGACGTGCCCACCGAATTCCCGCCGGAGCTCCGCGCCGACGCCGGGGCCGCGGGGGACCGGTTCGGGGCCGTGCGCCGGGACGCGCGCGACGTCCCCCTGGTCACCCTCGACCCGGTCGGCTCGATGGACCTGGATCAGGCGCTGTACCTGGAGCGCCGCGCCAGGGGCTACCGGGTCCTCTACGCCATCGCCGACGTCGCCGCCTTCATCGAACCCGGCAGCCGCCTGGAAGCTGAATCGCTGCGCCGCGGGCAGACCATCTACCTCCCCGACGAGCCGGCCCGGCTGCATCCGGCGGAGCTGTCCGAGGATTCCGCCTCCCTGCTCCCGGACGTCGACCGCCCCGCCGTCCTGTGGACCTTCGACCTCGACGATGCCGGCGAGGTCGAGAAATTCCACGTCGAACGGGCCCTGGTCCGCTCGCACGCCCGGCTCAACTACGAAGACGTCCACGCCGACTACCTCGCCGGCGGCATGCACCCCTCCCTAGCACTGCTCCCGGAGGTCGGCCAGCTCCGGGAGGTCTCCGCGCTCCGCCGCCACGCCATCAACCTGCGCCTGCCCGCCCAGCGCGTCCGGGACCTCGGGGACGGCACCTACGAACTCACCGTCGAACCCCGGCACGAGGTCATGGACTGGAACTCCGAGATCTCCCTGCTCACCGGCATGTGCGCCGGCTCCCTCATGGTCGAGCACGGCGCCGGGCTCCTGCGGACCCTGCGGCCCGCCACCCCCGAATCCGAGGACACCTTCCGCGCCGAGGCCCGCGCCCTGGGCTACGAGCTTTCCGACGACCTTGAGATCGGTGAATTCCTCCAGCTCGCCGACGCCACCGACGCCCGCGGCATGGCCGTCATGCGCGAGGCCCAGAAACTGCTCCGCGGCTCCGGCTACGTCAGTCTCGCCGACGGGGAAGCTGAGGTCCACGCCGGGATCGGCGGCCACTACGCCCACGTCACCGCACCGCTGCGCCGCCTCGTCGACCGCTTCGCCACCGAATACTGCCTGGCCATCTGCGCAGGTCAGGACATCCCGGCCTGGGTGACCGAGCGCGCCGGCGACGTCATCGAGTCCATGCAGCGGACCTCCCAGCTGGCCGGCACCGTCGACCGGGCGTGCCTCGACCTGACCGAAGCCACCGTCCTGGCGCCCTGGGTCGGGCACAACTTCGATGCGGTGATCCTCACCTCCGACGCCGAGCGCGACCAGGCCCGGATCTTCGTCCCCCGTCCCCCTGTCCTGGCCAACGCCCTCGGCCACCCGGAGCAGGGCACCACCACGAGCGTCTCCCTCGTCCGCGCGGACGTCGGGACCCGCGACGTGGCCTTCGCCTGGCCGGCGGACTGA